The genomic region TGCTCCGTAGCCTCTGACCAGGTAATTGATGACGTCACCCGAGCCGGCAGAAACTATGATGATTGGCACTCGATGACTGGCGAGAAGAGAAAGTGTCTCTCTACATCCATCCTTGAGAGGGGTGTTCACCTGATCTACACATTCGTACACATCCTCGATGTTCACTTTCTCTCCCACAACAAGAGCAATAATTTTCTCCAACACATCGTCCACTTGTTGTTGCTCTTCCTTGGTCAGATCGTGTTTGTTTAACAACGGTTTCATATTAACGAACAGTTCTGTTCCTCGATCGAGAAAGGACTGAGACAGCGTCTTCGTTTTGCAGAAGATTTCGAAGGAGTTGAAGGTCTTTTTGCCATTTACGGTGTGTTTGGTGAGTGTGTCATCGAAGTCCGCGACGAATTGGAGGTTGTCGACTCCATCGGTGACTATGGTAGACAACTTGTTCTTAAAATCTTCTTCGTCTTTTAGGACCACATTACTAAGTAAGAACATTTTCACTAAGGAATCAATTTTCTGCTTGACCtccatttcttttaattatttataagtacaacaaaaactataaacaataacaCCAGTCACCAGGAAATCAGCTGACACTGTACctgtttaccattttaaaacACAACCTATACGTCACTGAACAGAGAAGAATACACTAACCTAGATATTCCTCTACGAAAACTGGCGTAGTGAGCTGCTTCGTTACTGTTATCGCATACCACTCAATACTATCTCTTATCGTTCTACAAACAGCCTTATCATTCAACAGTATTTAGATTGAAACTCCGTTTGGTCTTTCTGATCAGGTAGTAAGTACAACTGTTACACTAAACAAATGTTCTACTTGATAAACATTATTGGTAGAGCGCTATCGAACTCTTTgggtaaaaaaatgtgtaaaattgagAATTTCAAACGATCTTAAGAATAATACGGAGGTTTCATAACATGAGTGATAGTGTGCAGCATCATATccgatattttattttgttttggggGAGAGAAGGAGCTcattccaaattattatttttgaagagTGAAAATAGgttcaaataaatgtacattatgTTTCAAAAAGTAGAGGTGAAgtggaaataaaaatcaaatctttacgtataaaattataacattaatctACATTATCCTAGCGGTACATCTTGTAGGACACCTGGGTATGCTTCACCAACTGCCTATTGAATTTATACCCATATGGGTTGATGATACGTTATCTTCTAATTCGTCAttgttatttatagaatattttctataaatataaatgttttttgctatattgaacattaattaaatccctatatattatagtataaagaACACACTGTAGATATTTAGATTTATCTCCTAATCTATCCAGTTTAATCAGGATGGATATGTGCTCTCATTATCTCTCCAGGTGTAATACACTAAATACATAAAGCTATGATTGTAAGGGTTAGTTCAATAAatgaaaggataatatgattgCGGTCATTAGCCTTCATTAtaagttacaaaaggtataagCTCTATCTTCTAGACTTACTAACTAAATAATTTGCTATGGATTTTGAgcaaaactaacaatatttatttcgTATTGTACACATTTCGTATTTGTCAgaaatgtactttattttttaacgtaataatttaaattcaggtAGCAGGTCTTcctattattttatcatatataagtTCAGTCTCCTGTTCTTAATTATATGACAAACCAAAGAATATTATACTGGTCATAGATGGAATAAACAATCCTTTAAAGGTCACACGACGTCAGCCTGTtatggaaatgtatattttatgaaatagtaCATATAGTATACACGATATGTTGTAGGTACATATTGATAACATATATAACAGTACAAGTAGCCAAGGCCAAACACCCACTATTTACCGTTCTTCATAGACCAGTGAATACTTGTTCTAGGACAACGAAACGGTCCCATCTTCGAATCTATTTTCGGTTTTAGATCATCAACGTAAGAGCAATCTTATCTCGAACGTCACAGATGATCATACTCTATTATTCTCTCTTCCAACGCTTCAGCTTAAGTaaacaattactttatttattagcttaatttaattagttgtatcGTAATTTATAacctattatttattacattaatagtgtataaagtttcatttaataAACACTTCCCCCAATTCTCTcccatttgtttattttctgtattcaTTTGTAATCATAGTGGTGTCTCGaaccataatttaaatttatttaacattgatAAATCAATCTGGTATAGTTTTATAACCAAACAAAGTTGCAACTAATATTGGTTGTAGAATGTTATCATCAGTAATAATGAGGCAACAAGGTTATATGGGATATAAATCAGATTTTATTTGTATGATCTGAATATCAGCTTTGCTTATTcttaaataatcagttttatgaaataaatataaaagtatttttgttagtCCACATGaaactattaaaagttttgtGTAGTTTTAGATACTATATGTCGCTCTCTAGGATATTTGTGATCTGACCCTCTGAAATTCTATTCTGTTACGGGGTACATACTATCTCGTTGGACGTTTTCCTTTCCTAACTATCAGTGCGGTGCAGTACCGATACATAAAGGCAAGAATTTTCAAGATGCGTTATGTAACAGTTCATAACTTAACAAGTAGTGTAAAGGTTAGAACATACAAAGTACGGTACGTCCTAAATACATGAAACATTCCGTGTAAAAAACACTGAAGTGCCAGGGGGCTTCTTCACTGTCACTCCTATCAAAATCTTAAAGTTATGTTCTAATGTATTTAAGCATGCGAAACCTTTCAATACCtaatatgtattcaaataaaacatcatcaatcTGCTTCACTTGAATTATGGGTTCATGTTTTAGTTTTCTCCAAACTAAAAATCTAGATATGCCACTGCactactttatataattatatgaaaaacgATTTCTTTGTTACCAAGAAATAGATAGCCactaaaaatacaatatgaaTGATAATAAAGTCTTTTACAGATACATTAGTctcactaaataataaaaaaaattcttgcgccagtaatttaaatacttacacaAACACAgtcataaattatacatttaaccCCAGAAATAACAGGAATGATCCTCCGCTCCTCAACACATCTTGCACGTATGATTGAACTACCCTTTGTGATACTAATGCAATAAAAGGCTAACAATAAAGACCTGTAAACAAACTACGGGTTATAAAGTGGTTTTCCGACGTTGGCTGATAATCGATTTGATATTGTTGGAAATCCTTCTAAAgtcatatatttgatattttgactGTTCCATCAATGGAATTAAGCTGCCATTCGTTAAATTCGGTAGGTCTGccaactgtaaaaaaatattcgacTGGATTTTTAACAGTGCGTCCAATGGCAGTAAActgtcgatttattttttaagcaattCCACTAAAAGCCGTAAACTACTTTTATTGCGACCTCAACTGAAAGTTACCGAAGAGAGAAATaaacaggtggatgaagaggttttctttacaacataaaataaatactgatccAAATTTGTAGGATTGTACAAAACTTCTTGAATACGAATTGTCTTCAAGCACTGAATATCTAATAATATTTGGataattattatttcacacaGGAATTTATTTTCGATtattcacaaattttaatattttattacttgtattataataattatttgtttatatttacccTGTTTAACCGCTAAGGAAGTCTAGTGGTGCCTAAAAAATTACGTCAAAATTTCTCGAATATTATAAGGAAAGAAATTCCATTGCACGTTATATCAAATAAATGTTGAATAATGAGTGTTTATGCAATAAAAACCAACTTTggcatgtttaatttttattattactgagtTGGTGCATTCACTTCTGGGGGTTTTGTTGAGCATTAGTGAAAAGTGTTTCATAGTTCTTTTGGGTAAACATGttggtaacaataaaataaaaaaataaattgaatttcagccAATCTGAGCAtgccataaaaatgtaaaaacatcaatatttatttccttggaaaatttttttaagccaagatatataatttaaaataataataaatgatctGAAACCACCAACACTGAAGCAATTAAAAATGAAGCGCCACTTAGTGTAAAACTCCTTTATGATAACGAGTTCAAAATGAGCCGTTGGGAAATTTTAaagattagaaattaaaatttggccTGTAAACTTGAACTGTTTTCATGAATGaattaatgtgtaaaaatatgcTCTATTCTGTTTATTATTGCATATTACCAATTTAATACCATTTGATACAATGTTActcaagtaataaaaatacatattttactctGGGATTTTATCGTTGCCGTCATGGTCTCCCacaattaagtatatattaagaAACTGTTCAACATTTAAATGTCAGCGCACATAAATGGTCTCGGTTATCATATTATGTATTTGGAATGTCGGAACAAAGCCTTCTTAaattgtgtctgtctgtctacctgtgTGTCATATAAGCCCATAACTGTTGGTAGAAGTGTCATAGAGGCTTGAAAGGTTACACAtacacactcactcactcactcaattatattatattgtaccgttattatagtacatatattgaatttgtatggagctaatactttataaattagaacaacttttcggaaatacttgatttattccgaaatttaagttcaccaaaaagttaacaaagtttacaaacttgtaattcgattttcttcaaaatgtcactcaatcgaacaaatctaattaagagtctgataaaaaggaattaaaatttcaattaaactaaaaattttatacttctccaaaaatggtttaaattaacaaaacaaaataaaaagtttctcttctcaaaatactcaaaattaatataacacaaaacttgatatttactttatcaccaaaatttaattcacaatacttcaaaaaaattgaattaaattttcagactctgaaacaagggaaactttagaaattttaattacagtattataaaaataaaagatattactaaacgctggtacgggacttactactttgaagattacggaggcagatcggaaactaaaacgcactaaagaaattaaatacatgaaattgaatttacacgcgataaaataattactctaaatcccaactatagggttagagaaagaacttcagcttcttaactggaccggtacaccttctcgtggaaactccaagactcgactgactccctctctctctccagcgagccgggtcggaacgtatcaccgtagctcgatcagctgattgaccggtctaactgaacaaacaatgtccacgcaccgcgtctagttaacaagagcctacttcctaccgcgattcagcataaataattagaactatggtacaatatGGTAACCATGACTATTTTTGTGAGATATGGTTACTATGTTGATAATTTTCTTTGCTGGAGTAACAGCTATATtcaacaacaaacaataatattaaaatttattacacagtAATTAAAACATCGTGACCATACATTGTAAAAGTACGTGGGATAATTGCTGTAATGCGTACGAACAATAATACAAGTAGAGATACAATTATTACTGTTGCACCTTTTATGAGTGTCGTGAGTGTTAATTAACTTACAGATGTAATAAGTAATGCATAATATGACGTAATAAGTGACGCAACAATTTTCAATACTGTTGTGAATGTTTGTTCATGGTAAGTTCATCAATTAGAAGAGTTTAATgagtataaaaaacaacaaagactataataatttataaaataatggaaaattgtGCTTTAATTATTGACGTAATTACTACGGATAAAAGTTTTAACCTAgagattaaaaaattcaaaaaatttatgtaatcaaTATCACAGCAAACATAATTAGAGACATTTTGGAAATAatcatgaaatgttttttttttcagaaaatttgataATGACAAACTGGAGTAAAACTTGTAGCCTTTGATATAGAACCATGTTGATCACTATCGGTCATATTGGATTATGGTTGGATAAGATTCAGGAaataatggtatatttatatttataataacacataCATTTTATTCATCCTAATGTTTATGCTGAAAcctaatcttttattaaattaaaaatgtaatatttatagatttcCATCATATTGAAACTAAAAACCATATTTGTTCATTTCGTTTTTGACACCACGTGTGCAAGAAGTTTTAGTACAATTGGAAGATCATGGGAGAtcacaaactattaaaatatcttctgccGAGATAGGTGTTCTATTAGAACCAATGGCGTGTAAAGGAGGACGCTAAAGGCTTTAACCCTATGTACCTTAGGCGACGTCCTGATAAAGATAATTCGTAGTGAACTCAATTGTACacttaatgagacaatgagaatagctCTTTCCTCATTGTACCCTATATTTTTTGGACTGTATGTCTCTGATGTGGAAGTGAtgtatagagttcattttgagcatcCTCGTCGTCAActattttttggatctcttcagttGAACCTGACTCTAGCTTGCAGGAATCTGTGATAACTTTAGACGCTGAACTAAGAGAAatctgaactgcagctaaacccaaataaattcacattaaatcaacccttcccaccatacaTACCTtacaatatatacttttatatataaaaggtcTCCATTTTCTGGTGTAACTCTCACCTATGTTTGACGACAATTATTTACGTCACTAAACAAGTTAATACtacagagaatttaaaaatataatttacacatttatgatactatttttaatacagttaattgATAGTAAATTagtcaagttattattattaattgtagaaTAGTGAGTAACTAATTTGTGGAATTTAATATCAGCCCTTACCTCTATAGCTAAGTGTCCGACGATCGAAGTTTAATGGTACCCTACAGGGACAAGTACATTCTGAGAAAagattatttaatacttttttaagttttttacttttctttttgaCCTCCAATAAAACTAGCGTGGTTaatgatcaatttctttcttaagaaagATTTATCTACTGTTTCGGGAGTAAAAAGAGTTTCATGCTTGTAAAGGGCAAATTGGCTTTTCCCTAGAGTAATAATGGATAATTCTAACAATGAAACGTGACAATGGGAATCCAATTTGAGTTTCCCAAACTTTGcatgtaataaatttagtaaatattttggcTTTAGACAggtaacttatttatattttctgagaATAACATAGTTGAGTTTACATCAATACACGATATTGAAGTGAAAAGTTAAATATCCAACATTGGAAACGTGGAATCCACCTGTAagataataaatagtatataacttCTTACACACTCGATGTGGCCAGTTATATTAGTTCTGgcatgattaaaaaaatgttatgttttaaaattaaatataattttgtaaatccaATTTGAACCAACAAAGTTCAATGTGTCGGAAATATATCTAATCCATTTTTTAATCAGGGGTGACAATTCACCACATTCGTTTATGTATCGTAAAcgtattttactattaatataaattataaaatgataatgaaGAACGTAAAATTGATGTTTATTAGCATGAATTTTAATACTAGTACCTTAGAGGAGAattggtttgaatatttattCTGGAAACTGCTGATGATTAAAATAGATCACGTGGAAATCCGTCTTGTTTAAAGCAATTTTACAAACAAAGGTTGAGCTGCGTGAGTCTccatgttaataaaactaatattaccttagtttaaaataattaggatCTAATGGAATGCAATTATTACTTTAACCTGTCAATAAAGTTTCCTTTTACACAGCGTATAAGGATATCATAACACTGTAACAACTGATTTTGTTCTGattaaacgaaaataaataatgcgttgaattttaaagaataattaccACTCTTTTTATGTGGTTCTTAGCCAATCTTGGTCGGTTGTTCATGTTggaaagtaatgaaataaaatgaataattttatggCTAATAACCGAAATTCttgtattaattcaaattatcAATTGTCAATATTAATAGTCCTTGATGTTACAATTGGTTAAAATTGTACGGTTTGCTGTTAGTATCATTGCTTGATATACTCGTATactaaaatcatgtttaaaaaaaatctcaaagCTGTATTCTCTGTAGAAACTCACCCATtgtaataataagataataagaTGTGATACAAATGTGTAGTATCAGGAGAACATTACAACTAGGAGAACAGAGGATATCAACTGTGATGTCTAGAGAAACTATTTCACAGAAAGTGAAGTAAGCTGGCTCTCTGCGGCCAACGCTCTGACCTATCAACATTTCACGGGTCCATGAATGCAAGAGCGTTCTTACCTTCTTCTCTCTGGGAGAAATTTACGTTCTCGCTCCTCTAATAGTGCTGAAGCGTTTGAGTTATATAGCCGTCGGTTCCTACACCTTGGGGATTTTCCTCTCGTTATAAAACTGActcgatttttttatttctcagttGCAAATGTTGAAATACGGTTCAGtgtatttagttacttttttctACATTTCAGAAATTCATTGACTGTACAATTCTTTTTCTACCTCACGCTATTCAATCACATACACATGGCATTAATTCCTATTATCGAgtctaattaaaaatgtaactatttgcTGAAttggctggaaaaatttcatacGTCTGTCTATCTATTTCATTCGTCCGTCTGCCCAcgtgatatctcgaaaacaaaatgaCCTATAGACTAGGTGGCtttatcttttttataagaaTCTATGTGTTAAATGAGGATGATacaccatgggatttggctgaggcttaccaaatattttaaaattgttctgatGGGTAACCATGGTAAAAACGAGAAGATGACTgaacaaataaatgtgtaaacaaagtgACCACAACCATACGGAATTTTAACTGCACATTCATTAAGAATTAAACATGTTGCATATTAACACGTGTATCCTAAATAACGTAACACATGTACCTGTAAGGTCACTTTCTGCTGACTTGATGTTTAGACATTTTTTGttgaaacactgttataaaacctaatttaatgaacgaAAATGTGATGGTATCATGTGACAATATATCTTGAGAAAGTCTGTAGTTGCTTAGTACAGTCATCTGAGATTTAAACGTGTAACACATTAGGTGATTCATAccgtacaaaaaaaaacaaattattacaacgGAAAGTCATGTTCAAGATGTgttttcagcgcactcttgcgttgtaataCCCTTTCTACTTCAACGGATCTTTGATTATTGTAACActactatgaaacctaacttaatgaataaaTAGTGAATCTATCATGTGGGAGTaaatctcaagaaagatttcatctgtagatttcAAATTATGCTTgtcttcatttataaataaaagttctatTATGTGCATGTTCAATCATTGAATTTGAGTGTCATTGAAGCTCATTAAGCTACGCTGTCACAACTcaattcaatttctttttttttctgaCGAGGTTGTATAAATTTCTTTTCGGTATTAATGTCTGCATGTCTATTTAACAGAATATAACTGACCTATATAAGCTACAGATTGGATATTTTGCAAGCGGTTTCAGCGAAACCTGTTAAGCGACACGTGGTGCagtgtactcttaccttgtattaAGAGTATCGCTTTTTTTGCAATCTCCAAGTGTCATGTTTACGTATATATCTGACTGAAGTGAAATATCTTTATTTCAACTTCAGTAATTACAAGGAAATTTATTCAATGCTCTCCGCATAAGCGACTCTCACATACTGAGAAACACACTAAAATCTATGACGTCACTAATTTGCCAATTTGAGAGAGAACATTGGTACGAATTGGTGCACTGATTCGGACTAACTGTgaatctaaatatattaatttagccATTTAATTACTGAATCGCGTATATAacagcataaaataaatattaatttttaaaatatcccgTCACACtcgttaaaaaaatatcaacaatactAGTAGAATACTTggtataaactatattattacgTAAATTTAGTTTATACCATAGCataatattttcatgaataataaTGACTTTCTGAATAGAATCGACAGCTACCtggcatttaaaatattgaatttctaaCAAGTACTCATTTTACTATATATACTCTTTTAGGAATAACAGAATCCCGAAAGCAcccttattatttttactgtgatATAGATCGTGTACTAACTTTAGGACACCTGGAATATTCATACCTACGTTGTGTTCACCGCATTGAATGcgttaatttttaagtttaacaggAAAATGCCAAAAAAACCAAAGGACCTCTTTATGTTACTGTGGGCGTGGTCTACAATTGTGGTGTCGTTACCAATAACATATATGCTAcagatttattgttttagtttgtggattaaaagttataaataatgtactatattataaaatacactgtGGTAGGAGAAACAAAAACCATTTGGTACTACGAACTTTCTTAGCTGAAAAGAAATGTAGTGGACAATAATTCTGTTTTGATTTATGTAAGTACAATAATGATAGGATTCCTTGTTCAAAGTTTATTACTGATGATagaaagtttgaaaggataacatgaaTTTAGGTAGTTGTTATCTCTTGTCCCCGTTATAAATTACTAAgcatataacacaacgtttcaaggattgtaATCTATCCTCGTCGTCATGTGATACGATTACTTGGCACTTAGGGAGCCTCACCAAcgccaacagtcatctcccgcagtaggtACATTGATCGAATACTTCAGgaagaatattgattttatgatttGGCCAAGTTGTTTCATCCTGAGTTCAGAATTTACAGACGGATAATTACACTCGCCAGTAGTACCGTCTCACAATGAACTCAATGTCAATTCCGCTGAAGGTCTTGCGAGACAGTGACAATATCTCTTGCCCTGGATtgcattatattttgtaatctatgaGTCTTATAGAATGAAGAAGAAAG from Homalodisca vitripennis isolate AUS2020 unplaced genomic scaffold, UT_GWSS_2.1 ScUCBcl_2749;HRSCAF=7813, whole genome shotgun sequence harbors:
- the LOC124372232 gene encoding cytosolic 5'-nucleotidase 3-like, with the translated sequence MEVKQKIDSLVKMFLLSNVVLKDEEDFKNKLSTIVTDGVDNLQFVADFDDTLTKHTVNGKKTFNSFEIFCKTKTLSQSFLDRGTELFVNMKPLLNKHDLTKEEQQQVDDVLEKIIALVVGEKVNIEDVYECVDQVNTPLKDGCRETLSLLASHRVPIIIVSAGSGDVINYLVRGYGARVVANFYIFDEGRITAYVRPWVGLYNKNQRALPVDDDRHNIVLLGDHTWDSKMADNVPNVKNNTKSWILLW